The Impatiens glandulifera chromosome 3, dImpGla2.1, whole genome shotgun sequence genome contains a region encoding:
- the LOC124932442 gene encoding protein LITTLE ZIPPER 2-like isoform X2 yields the protein MCIGRGGTAGGGGGKIIGERIRLIKRYKLRVRRLSSRQGQGMRERIRGEVDIGEIKREKEMEMQNLKLYMENMSILEANNMLRKKAAILYQENVALMSQFHNKFPSPNTDIQ from the exons ATGTGTATTGGCCGTGGTGGCACagcaggaggaggaggaggtaaGATCATTGGAGAAAGGATAAGATTAATCAAACGTTATAAGCTTCGAGTTCGCAGGCTTAGCAGCAG GCAGGGGCAGGGGATGAGAGAAAGAATTAGAGGAGAGGTTGATATTGgagaaataaagagagaaaaggAAATGGAGATGCAGAACTTGAAGCTGTACATGGAGAACATGAGTATTCTAGAAGCAAACAACATGTTGAGGAAGAAAGCAGCAATTCTTTATCAAGAGAATGTTGCTTTAATGTCTCAATTCCACAACAAATTCCCATCTCCCAACACCGACATCCAATGA
- the LOC124932442 gene encoding protein LITTLE ZIPPER 2-like isoform X1 — translation MCIGRGGTAGGGGGKIIGERIRLIKRYKLRVRRLSSRQGQGQGMRERIRGEVDIGEIKREKEMEMQNLKLYMENMSILEANNMLRKKAAILYQENVALMSQFHNKFPSPNTDIQ, via the exons ATGTGTATTGGCCGTGGTGGCACagcaggaggaggaggaggtaaGATCATTGGAGAAAGGATAAGATTAATCAAACGTTATAAGCTTCGAGTTCGCAGGCTTAGCAGCAG GCAGGGGCAGGGGCAGGGGATGAGAGAAAGAATTAGAGGAGAGGTTGATATTGgagaaataaagagagaaaaggAAATGGAGATGCAGAACTTGAAGCTGTACATGGAGAACATGAGTATTCTAGAAGCAAACAACATGTTGAGGAAGAAAGCAGCAATTCTTTATCAAGAGAATGTTGCTTTAATGTCTCAATTCCACAACAAATTCCCATCTCCCAACACCGACATCCAATGA
- the LOC124931281 gene encoding ycf49-like protein, which translates to MATQTVMPLALGPTFSVLPKVSLRPKYRPVFFNPINSSARTESVSGIPKEIIRSQNKTVVSLIGAGLALTLVGSPAFAGEVPWIQLSEPSNALSLPTWAIHISSVVEWITAMTLVWQYGDKSGNETWKGLSWGMVPLLGGALCACTWHFFYNSEALEVLVALQAALTVIGNATLCLAAFRIYGSSKQEQSEKL; encoded by the exons ATGGCCACACAGACGGTGATGCCTCTGGCACTGGGGCCAACTTTTTCGGTTCTTCCGAAAGTCAGTTTGAGACCCAAATACAGACCCGTTTTCTTCAACCCGATTAATTCATCCGCTCGTACTGAATCTGTGTCCGGAATCCCAAAAGAAATCATTCGCAGCCAGAACAAAACCGTTGTATCTCTGATTGGAGCTGGTTTGGCTCTGACATTAGTGGGGAGTCCTGCTTTTGCCGGTGAAGTACCTTGGATTCAACTGAGCGAGCCTTCCAACGCCTTATCTTTACCCACTTGGGCCATCCATATATCCAGCGTCGTTGAATG GATTACGGCAATGACATTGGTGTGGCAATATGGGGATAAGTCTGGAAATGAAACATGGAAAGGGCTTTCTTGGGGCATG GTACCCCTGCTTGGCGGAGCTCTCTGTGCTTGCACATGGCATTTCTTTTACAACAGCGAAGCTCTTGAG GTATTGGTAGCACTTCAAGCTGCATTGACAGTTATAGGCAACGCTACCTTGTGTTTGGCTGCATTCCGTATATACGGTTCATCGAAACAGGAGCAGTCCGAGAAATTGTAA
- the LOC124931280 gene encoding probable sodium/metabolite cotransporter BASS5, chloroplastic isoform X1 translates to MNSTAQLLLRQTLSFHSSLSIGGASREQIYRHKSSYSSLQGLTLRYDTPIAPLLRSSSRIQLFSSRCIPKEKIADGFDSDRSFTNLPESDQVLIEKGNSFLEILKGSNSILPQVVLASTILALVYPPSFTWFTSRYYAPALGFLMFAVGVNSSESDFIEAFNRPAAIFAGYIGQFVVKPLLGYLFGTISMILLRLPTSLGAGIMLTACVSGAQLSNYATFLTDPQMAPLSIVMTSLSTASAVFVTPILSLLLIGKRLPVDVIGMVSSITQIVMVPIAAGLLLNRFLPRLSAAIRPFLPPLSVIVTALCVGAPLAINIQSVMSSFGASVLLLVVAFHLSAFVAGYFLGGVAFSNAHDVKALQRTLSYETGMQSSLLALALANKFFKDPLVGVPPAISVVIMSLMGFSLVMLWSSKRKDVPV, encoded by the exons ATGAATTCAACTGCTCAGCTTCTTCTCCGGCAAACGCTTTCCTTCCATTCATCTCTGTCTATCGGAGGGGCGTCCAGGGAACAAATTTATCGTCATAAATCGTCTTACTCATCGCTTCAAGGTCTTACTCTTAGATATGACACGCCGATCGCTCCAT TGCTGCGGAGCTCCTCGAGAATCCAACTTTTTAGTAGTAGGTGCATACCCAAGGAGAAAATAGCAGATGGGTTCGACTCAGATCGATCTTTCACTAATCTTCCTGAAAGTGATCAG GTTCTTATTGAGAAAGGAAATTCATTTTTGGAAATATTGAAGGGATCAAACTCAATTCTACCTCAAGTAGTCCTTGCTAGTACTATTCTGGCCCTTGTTTATCCTCCTTCTTTCACATGGTTTACTAGTAG ATACTACGCCCCTGCTCTTGGCTTCTTAATGTTTGCTGTTGGAGTAAATTCAAGTGAAAGTGACTTCATTGAAGCTTTCAACAGACCAGCTGCTATTTTTGCTGGTTATATTGGCCAGTTTGTTGTGAAGCCATTACTTGGTTACCTTTTCGGGACAATCTCAATGATTCTTCTTCGTCTCCCAACTTCTTTGG GCGCGGGGATTATGCTGACTGCTTGTGTGAGCGGAGCCCAGCTCTCTAATTATGCTACTTTTCTAACCGATCCTCAAATGGCGCCTTTAAGCATTGTTATGACTTCGTTATCAACTGCCTCTGCTGTTTTCGTGACTCCGATTTTGTCGCTCCTGCTTATTGGAAAGAGATTACCTGTTGATGTAATAGGAATGGTTTCCAGTATTACGCAGATTGTGATGGTGCCTATTGCTGCTGGGTTACTTTTGAATAGGTTCTTACCTCGGTTATCCGCTGCCATTAGACCGTTTTTACCACCACTGTCAGTAATAGTGACTGCTCTATGCGTTGGAGCACCACTTGCGATTAACATCCAATCTGTTATGTCCTCATTTGGAGCTTCAGTCCTTTTACTTGTTGTCGCGTTTCATCTTTCAGCATTTGTTGCCGGCTATTTTCTAGGTGGAGTTGCCTTTAGTAATGCCCATGATGTAAAAGCTTTACAAAGAACATTATCATATGAGACGG GAATGCAGAGCAGTCTTCTGGCACTTGCACTTGCAAATAAATTCTTCAAAGACCCGCTTGTGGGCGTCCCTCCAGCCATATCA GTTGTGATCATGTCCCTCATGGGTTTCTCACTTGTCATGCTGTGGTCGTCCAAGAGAAAAGATGTCCCTGTTTGA
- the LOC124931280 gene encoding probable sodium/metabolite cotransporter BASS5, chloroplastic isoform X2 produces MFAVGVNSSESDFIEAFNRPAAIFAGYIGQFVVKPLLGYLFGTISMILLRLPTSLGAGIMLTACVSGAQLSNYATFLTDPQMAPLSIVMTSLSTASAVFVTPILSLLLIGKRLPVDVIGMVSSITQIVMVPIAAGLLLNRFLPRLSAAIRPFLPPLSVIVTALCVGAPLAINIQSVMSSFGASVLLLVVAFHLSAFVAGYFLGGVAFSNAHDVKALQRTLSYETGMQSSLLALALANKFFKDPLVGVPPAISVVIMSLMGFSLVMLWSSKRKDVPV; encoded by the exons ATGTTTGCTGTTGGAGTAAATTCAAGTGAAAGTGACTTCATTGAAGCTTTCAACAGACCAGCTGCTATTTTTGCTGGTTATATTGGCCAGTTTGTTGTGAAGCCATTACTTGGTTACCTTTTCGGGACAATCTCAATGATTCTTCTTCGTCTCCCAACTTCTTTGG GCGCGGGGATTATGCTGACTGCTTGTGTGAGCGGAGCCCAGCTCTCTAATTATGCTACTTTTCTAACCGATCCTCAAATGGCGCCTTTAAGCATTGTTATGACTTCGTTATCAACTGCCTCTGCTGTTTTCGTGACTCCGATTTTGTCGCTCCTGCTTATTGGAAAGAGATTACCTGTTGATGTAATAGGAATGGTTTCCAGTATTACGCAGATTGTGATGGTGCCTATTGCTGCTGGGTTACTTTTGAATAGGTTCTTACCTCGGTTATCCGCTGCCATTAGACCGTTTTTACCACCACTGTCAGTAATAGTGACTGCTCTATGCGTTGGAGCACCACTTGCGATTAACATCCAATCTGTTATGTCCTCATTTGGAGCTTCAGTCCTTTTACTTGTTGTCGCGTTTCATCTTTCAGCATTTGTTGCCGGCTATTTTCTAGGTGGAGTTGCCTTTAGTAATGCCCATGATGTAAAAGCTTTACAAAGAACATTATCATATGAGACGG GAATGCAGAGCAGTCTTCTGGCACTTGCACTTGCAAATAAATTCTTCAAAGACCCGCTTGTGGGCGTCCCTCCAGCCATATCA GTTGTGATCATGTCCCTCATGGGTTTCTCACTTGTCATGCTGTGGTCGTCCAAGAGAAAAGATGTCCCTGTTTGA
- the LOC124931219 gene encoding uncharacterized protein LOC124931219, with amino-acid sequence MTYDSNVDDVVVPVLDLILDTDKGDYVKLVGSTEELISKGGAFIEDEASSPRAICGWWGFCWWAKAVMLLTFLGILAAVFSIWVGPFFMDKEIIPLINWETKTFSRKDLGILLFASVALFPTILLPSTPSMWVAGMTFGYGYGFLLTIFGAAIGVSLPYIIGSLFHHKIQGWLKKYPKRASIIRLAGEGDWFNQFQAVALIRISPFPYIIYNYCAVATNVKYGPYLMGTLLGMVPEIFVAMYTGILIKTLADASHDKHSLTVQQIIFNLLGFGATVVTTIAVTMYAKKRLKKLQDEDEMILLQ; translated from the exons ATGACGTATGACTCGAATGTTGACGACGTCGTGGTGCCGGTGTTGGACCTGATTCTGGATACCGATAAGGGGGATTATGTGAAATTGGTAGGATCGACGGAGGAACTAATTAGTAAAGGTGGGGCATTTATCGAGGATGAAGCTTCTTCTCCTAGAGCAATATGCGGATGGTGGGGGTTCTGTTGGTGGGCTAAGGCCGTGATGTTGTTAACCTTTCTGGGAATTTTAGCTGCCGTTTTCTCCATCTGGGTCGGACCCTTCTTCATGGACAAA GAAATTATTCCTCTGATAAATTGGGAGACAAAGACATTCTCTAGAAAAGATCTTGGAATTCTGCTTTTTGCTTCTGTAGCATTGTTTCCCACCATACTGCTTCCTTCAACACCTTCCATGTGGGTAGCCGGCATGACTTTTGGTTATGGATATGGATTTCTGCTAACAATATTTGGGGCAGCCATTGGAGTGTCACTTCCATATATCATTGGATCACTCTTTCATCACAAGATTCAA GGATGGCTGAAGAAATATCCTAAAAGAGCTTCCATTATTAGATTAGCTGGTGAAGGAGATTGGTTTAACCAATTTCAGGCTGTTGCTTTAATCAGGATCTCTCCTTTCCCATATATTATATACAACTATTGTGCTGTTGCTACCAATGTGAAGTATGGACCTTATTTGATGGGAACTTTGCTTGGAATGGTTCCAGAAATCTTTGTCGCAATGTACAC GGGAATTCTGATAAAAACACTAGCTGATGCTTCCCATGATAAACACTCGCTTACAGtccaacaaataatttttaacctGCTTGGATTTGGTGCGACTGTTGTAACCACAATAGCAGTGACAATGTATGCTAAAAAACGGCTTAAGAAATTGCAGGATGAGGATGAGATGATACTATTACAGTGA
- the LOC124931411 gene encoding probable LRR receptor-like serine/threonine-protein kinase At1g12460: protein MMKTFTTHFTRALLLFLFLEFIRFSHSSSSTDEEKEILLQFKGNISNDPMNILRSWHPTQHPCLNYTGVICNSEGNVVKIVLWNTSLGGVLSPALSGLKFLRVLSLYKNGFTGNIPSQYGEIITLRNFNLSTNSLSGSIPDFLGNLPNIRFLDLSKNDFSGEISPAIFRSCSRTMYISLSHNNLTGSIPESISNCINLIGIDFSYNNLKGTFPSQLCNLENLSFLSLRNNLLSGTVEQHQISLCRSLQLLDLGSNMLSDLAPLAMIGLDNLTLFNISNNQFTGDISVVGTCGQSLKILDASRNQLNGEIPSSIKNCISLKYLDLSYNSLSGSIPTGFSDLKSLSAIKLGNNSLDGIIPSELGSIELLQILDLHNLKLTGDIPNNLSNCRYLLQLDLSGNALEGGIPENLNNIPYLEILDLHENRLTGSIPTNLGNQSNIKYLNLSYNHLSGFVPSGLQRFGFFSFFQNPGLCGIPLDIICNAMNHVKSRKPKLTVSSLVAIIAAAVIFIGVSLITIVNLRARRRKRKEEANGIVSLESDSMPLGGSTTGSNVIIGKLVLFSKNLPSNYADWEAGTKSLIDKEGLIGSGSIGTVYRARFDSGISIAVKKVESLRRIHNQEEFEQEIGRLSKLHHPNLVAIQGYYWSSSMKLLLSEFIPNGNLFDNLHNNPELNWPRRFKIALETAKALSYLHHDCKPQVLHLNLKSKNILLDENYQAKLSDYGLGKLLPLLDVDGLTKISHNAVGYVDPQWIESFRISDKSDVYSFGVILLELVTGRKPVESSSRNEVVVLCEYVRRLIESGRSSTCFDRNLRGLAEEDELMQVMKMGLICTSQISSRRPSMAEVVQVLESVSTVDQINY, encoded by the exons ATGATGAAAACATTCACAACCCATTTCACTCGGGCTCTCCTCTTATTCCtgtttctcgaattcattcggTTTTCCCATTCATCTTCGTCCACGGATGAGGAAAAGGAGATCTTGTTGCAGTTCAAGGGAAACATTTCTAATGATCCAATGAATATCTTAAGATCATGGCATCCAACCCAACACCCATGTTTGAACTACACCGGTGTAATCTGTAACTCTGAAGGGAATGTCGTCAAGATTGTCCTGTGGAACACCAGCCTGGGCGGTGTCCTGTCGCCGGCCTTGTCAGGTTTGAAGTTTCTCAGGGTACTATCTCTTTATAAAAATGGATTCACCGGCAACATCCCATCTCAATATGGTGAGATCATTACTTTGAGAAATTTCAATTTGAGTACTAACTCTTTGTCTGGATCAATTCCTGATTTCCTGGGAAATTTGCCCAACATCAGATTTCTTGATTTGTCGAAGAACGATTTTAGTGGAGAGATTTCCCCTGCAATTTTCCGTAGCTGTAGTAGAACAATGTATATCTCTCTTTCACATAATAATCTCACAGGCTCAATTCCCGAATCAATTTCCAATTGCATTAACCTTATTGGGATTGATTTCTCCTACAATAATCTCAAAGGAACCTTTCCTTCCCAATTATGTAACCTTGAGAATTTATCCTTCTTATCTCTGCGAAACAATCTTCTGTCCGGAACTGTTGAACAACACCAAATATCCCTTTGCCGGAGTTTGCAACTCCTTGATCTCGGCAGCAACATGTTATCCGACTTAGCCCCTTTAGCCATGATCGGattggataatcttacccttttCAATATTTCGAACAATCAGTTCACCGGAGATATCTCAGTTGTTGGAACTTGCGGACAGAGCTTAAAGATTCTCGATGCTTCGAGAAATCAGCTGAATGGGGAGATCCCGTCGAGCATAAAGAACTGTATATCTCTAAAATACCTGGATTTGAGCTATAACAGTCTCAGTGGCAGCATCCCAACTGGTTTTTCAGATTTGAAGAGCCTTTCTGCTATTAAGCTTGGAAACAATTCACTTGATGGGATTATTCCATCAGAATTAGGAAGCATTGAGCTTCTTCAAATTCTTGATCTTCATAATCTGAAACTCACTGGAGACATACCCAATAACTTGAGTAATTGCAGATACCTTCTTCAACT AGATCTTTCAGGAAATGCTCTAGAAGGGGGAATACCCGAAAATCTAAATAACATTCCGTATCTTGAAATCCTCGATTTACATGAAAATCGGCTCACTGGAAGCATCCCAACAAACCTTGGAAATCAGTCCAATATCAAATACTTGAATCTTTCTTATAACCATCTATCTGGTTTTGTTCCATCCGGTTTGCAGAGATTcggtttcttttctttcttccaaAATCCTGGGCTTTGTGGGATTCCATTGGATATAATTTGCAATGCCATGAACCATGTAAAGTCGAGAAAGCCCAAGTTAACTGTTTCTTCACTTGTGGCGATCATTGCTGCTGCTGTCATCTTTATCGGTGTTTCTCTGATAACTATTGTGAATCTGAGGGCACGCCGGAGGAAAAGAAAGGAGGAAGCGAATGGAATAGTATCGTTGGAATCTGATAGCATGCCATTAGGGGGATCAACAACAGGTTCGAATGTCATAATCGGAAAACTAGTTCTCTTCAGCAAGAATCTCCCATCAAATTACGCAGACTGGGAAGCAGGCACAAAGAGTTTGATCGATAAGGAAGGCCTGATCGGTTCCGGTTCAATCGGAACAGTTTACCGAGCTAGATTCGATAGCGGGATCTCCATCGCAGTTAAAAAGGTGGAATCTTTGAGACGAATTCATAACCAAGAAGAATTCGAGCAGGAAATTGGGCGGTTGAGTAAATTGCATCACCCTAATCTCGTAGCGATTCAAGGGTATTACTGGTCGTCAAGCATGAAACTGTTGCTTTCTGAATTTATCCCAAACGGGAACTTATTCGACAACTTGCACAACAACCCGGAATTAAATTGGCCAAGAAGGTTCAAGATTGCTCTCGAAACAGCTAAAGCTCTCTCATACCTTCACCATGATTGTAAGCCGCAGGTTCTTCATCTCAACCTGAAATCAAAAAACATATTACTGGACGAGAATTATCAAGCGAAGTTGTCTGATTACGGGTTGGGGAAGTTACTTCCCTTGTTGGATGTTGACGGTTTGACGAAGATATCACATAATGCTGTTGGATATGTTGATCCTCAATGGATAGAGAGTTTTAGAATAAGCGATAAATCTGATGTTTATAGTTTTGGTGTTATATTGTTGGAACTGGTAACGGGAAGGAAGCCTGTGGAGAGTTCGTCTAGAAACGAGGTGGTGGTGTTGTGCGAATACGTTAGGCGGTTGATAGAGAGCGGAAGAAGTTCGACTTGTTTCGATAGAAACCTGAGGGGTTTGGCCGAAGAAGACGAGCTAATGCAGGTGATGAAGATGGGGTTGATCTGTACTAGCCAGATTTCATCAAGAAGACCAAGCATGGCTGAGGTGGTTCAGGTTCTTGAGTCTGTTTCAACTGTggatcaaattaattattaa
- the LOC124928755 gene encoding putative pentatricopeptide repeat-containing protein At3g15130: protein MQVLATKMLETRSLHTKYIKGFIPSSLFSCNNLLNMYLKHGDLPSGLQLFDEMPDRNVVSWASVIAGFSQHGFHQQALSIFARMHRLEMKPNEFVFVSALQAASFSNSLHISYQTYSLVIKSGFESNTFLANAILKTLLRHKRFQEALYVFNNCRNKDVVSWNTMMNSVSKIPRFWYQMCREGVKPDEFTFATALTGLASLSNIEFGIQVHSQLVKSGYGDNRCVGDSLVEMYLESQNLFDSLKAFKETDCKDVGSWNQLAKGCINCGEPSKALQFIHDMRVEGFEPNRFVLATGLNACSDLACLEEGEKIHTLRIKLSDEVDICVDNALIDMYAKCGFMDGAVKVFRLMGDRSVVSWTTMIMGFAQNGCARRALEMFDEMRSNGVEPSEITFVSVLYACSQGGYVREGWKHFLSMTKDYGIVPCEDHYACMVDLLGRAGLIGEAEELIGRMPPFESGFMVWKMFLKVCLVHGDVETSRRVAKKIVGGEEDPSIRVLASNVLASSGNWSDVEVLREFMEVKKVPASSWVRTKGLI from the coding sequence ATGCAAGTCCTAGCTACTAAAATGCTCGAAACCAGATCACTCCATACCAAATACATTAAAGGATTTATACCCTCGTCTCTGTTTTCCTGCAATAATCTGCTCAATATGTATCTTAAACATGGTGACCTTCCCAGTGGCCTCCAACTGTTCGATGAAATGCCTGACAGAAATGTTGTATCTTGGGCAAGTGTCATTGCAGGGTTTTCTCAGCACGGCTTTCATCAGCAAGCCCTCTCCATATTCGCTCGAATGCACCGTTTAGAAATGAAGCCAAACGAGTTTGTTTTCGTCAGCGCCCTTCAAGCTGCctcattttcaaactctttACATATTTCTTACCAAACATACTCTCTGGTTATCAAATCTGGATTCGAGTCCAACACCTTCTTAGCCAATGCGATTCTCAAAACTTTACTGCGGCACAAGAGGTTTCAAGAGGCTTTATACGTTTTCAATAATTGTCGAAATAAAGACGTCGTGTCTTGGAACACCATGATGAATTCAGTTTCCAAGATCCCAAGATTTTGGTATCAGATGTGCCGAGAAGGAGTAAAGCCTGACGAATTCACTTTCGCAACTGCACTTACCGGCTTAGCCAGTCTTTCCAATATCGAATTCGGCATTCAAGTTCATTCTCAGCTAGTTAAGTCCGGTTATGGTGATAATAGGTGCGTTGGAGATTCGTTAGTAGAGATGTACCTCGAAAGCCAGAATCTTTTCGACAGTCTCAAGGCATTCAAGGAAACGGATTGTAAAGACGTCGGCTCATGGAACCAGTTAGCCAAGGGATGCATAAATTGCGGGGAACCGAGTAAAGCGTTGCAATTTATTCATGATATGAGGGTTGAAGGTTTCGAGCCGAATAGATTCGTTCTAGCAACTGGTCTCAACGCTTGTTCCGATTTAGCGTGTTTGGAAGAAGGGGAAAAGATTCATACTTTGAGAATAAAGCTTAGCGATGAAGTGGATATATGCGTCGATAATGCGTTGATCGACATGTACGCGAAATGTGGCTTCATGGACGGTGCGGTTAAGGTTTTTCGATTGATGGGTGATCGTTCGGTCGTTTCGTGGACGACCATGATTATGGGATTCGCTCAGAACGGCTGTGCTCGAAGAGCTCTTGAGATGTTTGACGAAATGAGATCGAATGGGGTTGAGCCTAGCGAAATAACGTTTGTTTCTGTTCTTTACGCTTGTAGCCAAGGTGGGTATGTTCGAGAAGGTTGGAAACATTTCTTGTCTATGACGAAAGATTATGGGATCGTTCCTTGTGAAGATCATTACGCGTGTATGGTTGACTTATTAGGGCGTGCGGGGCTTATAGGCGAGGCGGAGGAATTGATCGGTAGGATGCCTCCTTTTGAATCGGGTTTTATGGTATGGAAGATGTTTCTTAAGGTATGTTTGGTTCATGGGGATGTGGAGACGTCGAGGCGGGTGGCTAAGAAGATTGTTGGAGGAGAAGAGGATCCTTCTATTAGGGTTTTGGCGTCCAATGTTCTTGCTAGCTCCGGTAATTGGAGTGATGTAGAGGTGCTTAGGGAATTCATGGAAGTAAAGAAAGTGCCGGCTTCGAGTTGGGTTCGAACAAAAGGATTGATTTAG